In Intestinibacillus sp. Marseille-P6563, a single genomic region encodes these proteins:
- a CDS encoding sporulation protein YqfD yields MVGKTLDLLAGEVRIQVRGASVERFLNLCARSGIRLRRTRRVDFGELHATVPVRDFKRLRGLMGRTGCRVHILSRRGAPFVVHRLRRRYVLFGGLAALILLFLALTQFIWVIEIHAQPGISTYRLRQVLCDAGAYAGVPIASVDETAIREYVRVQMQDTVDFVTVSRIGNVLTVEAFGGEERPKVLDDKAVTGVVASRDGQIVEMQVLGGHPLVETGDVVTTGQPLVSAVTPPTTEQGLGHIGHGAAKILAQTKRIETSVQPLTTTEKQYTGKTKTQFALVVGDFRINLYFGSGISVGECDKAVSIHRLAFGKGTVFPVALVRQDYTYYDAAETQLDTEELRAQMEQDALARIQANMVDGTIDSWYSEAEERDGGLVVTVHATCTEDIAREISEDGAVLPEKQTEEPPED; encoded by the coding sequence ATGGTAGGCAAAACATTGGACCTGCTGGCGGGCGAAGTGCGCATCCAGGTGCGCGGCGCTTCGGTGGAGCGGTTCCTCAATCTGTGCGCGCGCAGCGGCATCCGGCTGCGGCGCACCCGGCGGGTGGATTTTGGCGAACTGCATGCGACCGTGCCGGTGCGCGATTTCAAGCGCCTGCGCGGCCTGATGGGCCGCACCGGCTGCCGGGTGCACATTTTGAGCCGCCGCGGCGCGCCGTTTGTGGTCCACCGCCTGCGCCGGCGGTATGTGCTGTTTGGCGGTCTGGCCGCGCTTATCCTGTTGTTCTTGGCCCTGACCCAGTTTATCTGGGTCATCGAAATTCATGCCCAGCCGGGCATTTCGACCTATCGGTTGCGGCAGGTCTTGTGCGACGCGGGCGCCTATGCGGGCGTGCCCATTGCGTCCGTGGACGAAACCGCCATCCGGGAATATGTGCGGGTACAGATGCAGGACACGGTCGATTTTGTGACGGTCAGCCGCATTGGCAATGTGCTCACCGTGGAGGCCTTTGGCGGCGAGGAACGCCCCAAGGTGCTCGATGACAAGGCGGTGACTGGCGTGGTCGCGTCCCGCGATGGGCAGATCGTCGAGATGCAGGTGCTCGGCGGTCATCCGCTGGTGGAAACCGGCGATGTGGTCACGACCGGGCAGCCGCTGGTGTCCGCCGTCACACCGCCGACCACCGAGCAGGGGCTCGGGCACATCGGCCACGGCGCGGCCAAAATCCTGGCACAAACCAAGCGCATTGAAACCTCGGTCCAGCCGCTGACCACCACGGAAAAGCAGTATACCGGCAAGACCAAGACCCAGTTTGCCCTGGTGGTGGGGGATTTTCGCATCAATTTGTACTTTGGAAGCGGCATTTCGGTCGGCGAGTGCGACAAGGCGGTCAGTATCCACCGGCTGGCGTTTGGAAAGGGCACCGTGTTCCCGGTCGCGCTCGTGCGGCAGGACTACACCTATTATGACGCTGCCGAAACGCAGCTGGACACCGAAGAATTACGCGCCCAGATGGAGCAGGACGCGCTGGCGCGCATACAGGCCAATATGGTGGATGGCACGATCGATTCCTGGTACAGCGAAGCCGAGGAGCGGGACGGCGGGCTGGTCGTCACCGTCCATGCCACCTGTACCGAGGACATTGCTCGCGAGATTTCCGAAGACGGGGCGGTTTTGCCGGAAAAGCAAACCGAAGAGCCGCCGGAGGATTAA
- a CDS encoding YabP/YqfC family sporulation protein — translation MGEWMEKMRGNFLAEDLNPKLPHVEVVGDRRVLIENHNGILEYSDTVMRVALGGMELCIAGENMDLCVLTLHELTIEGKIHTLEYIRRNG, via the coding sequence ATGGGCGAATGGATGGAAAAAATGCGGGGTAACTTCCTGGCCGAAGACCTCAATCCCAAGCTGCCGCATGTGGAGGTCGTCGGCGACCGGCGGGTCTTGATTGAAAACCACAACGGCATTTTGGAATACAGCGATACGGTCATGCGGGTGGCGCTGGGGGGTATGGAATTGTGCATTGCGGGGGAAAATATGGATCTATGCGTCCTAACCCTTCATGAACTGACCATCGAAGGCAAGATCCACACGCTGGAATACATCCGCCGGAACGGCTGA
- a CDS encoding nucleoside recognition domain-containing protein, whose translation MKHQKIPAAAALLFFAALIFGADAAREGAKYGLSLAFGTAIPALFPFFVASSLLSQTGVLAALGRACARPMWRLYGLPGDAAGALVLGLTGGYPVGAAAVADLHRDGRLDTSQASRLLGFCNNTGPAFIVGVCGAGVLGSVTTGLLLYAIHIAAALLVGLIMTHPGHGPAPVKRSQPRGSVPFSQALVTACEKAAHTSIQVAAFLTLFAALAALAEQSGLLTGLAQLLAPVCTLVGMPEEAVWPLLYGALELTRGLAVLPEAALDSHFVLPVASALLAFGGLSVWCQSMSVIAGTRLSLTRLALGKVLHALFAAALAVLCGAAMPHVVPAFAPLEIQLPTVPVWGRWALFVMILLTITYGKHRRHTV comes from the coding sequence ATGAAACACCAAAAGATACCAGCGGCGGCCGCGCTTTTGTTCTTTGCCGCGCTGATTTTCGGGGCCGATGCGGCCCGTGAAGGGGCCAAATACGGCTTGTCGCTCGCGTTTGGCACGGCCATCCCGGCCTTGTTTCCGTTCTTTGTGGCCAGTTCGCTGCTCAGCCAGACCGGCGTGCTGGCCGCGCTTGGCCGCGCCTGTGCACGGCCCATGTGGCGGCTGTATGGCCTGCCCGGCGACGCGGCCGGGGCGCTGGTGCTAGGGCTGACCGGCGGATATCCGGTCGGCGCGGCGGCAGTCGCCGACCTGCACCGGGACGGCCGTCTGGATACCTCCCAGGCCAGCCGTCTACTCGGTTTCTGCAACAACACCGGCCCGGCCTTTATTGTGGGCGTCTGCGGCGCCGGGGTGCTGGGCTCGGTGACCACCGGGCTGCTGCTCTATGCCATCCACATCGCGGCGGCGCTGCTGGTCGGTCTCATCATGACCCATCCGGGCCACGGCCCGGCGCCGGTCAAACGGTCCCAGCCGCGCGGGTCGGTCCCCTTTTCGCAGGCCCTGGTCACGGCCTGCGAAAAAGCCGCGCACACCAGCATCCAGGTCGCGGCCTTTTTGACCCTATTTGCTGCCTTGGCCGCCCTGGCCGAACAAAGCGGCCTGCTCACTGGTTTGGCCCAGCTGCTGGCCCCTGTGTGCACGCTGGTCGGGATGCCGGAGGAAGCTGTCTGGCCGCTCCTCTACGGTGCGCTCGAACTGACGCGGGGGCTGGCCGTGCTGCCCGAAGCGGCGCTGGACAGCCATTTTGTATTGCCGGTCGCGAGTGCCCTGCTGGCCTTTGGCGGTCTGTCGGTCTGGTGCCAGTCGATGAGCGTCATCGCCGGGACCCGGTTGTCGCTCACCCGACTGGCCTTGGGCAAGGTGCTACACGCATTGTTTGCGGCTGCACTCGCGGTCTTGTGCGGGGCTGCTATGCCCCATGTGGTACCCGCTTTTGCCCCCTTGGAAATCCAGCTTCCGACCGTGCCTGTATGGGGACGTTGGGCGCTATTTGTCATGATTTTGTTAACAATCACCTATGGAAAACACCGCCGCCATACGGTATAA
- a CDS encoding D-alanyl-D-alanine carboxypeptidase family protein, protein MKRNPTRQWVVALLAIFVFVCYLVPGASALIDPNPQAEAAFLADPESGFVLYEKNADQKQYPASTTKIMTALLVLENVDDLDALVEVTEEDFKGVEADTSQAGFMVGEQIPVIDLLYGLMLPSGNEAANTLARYVGGSVDEFVQMMNDRAEELGCKNTHFANPNGLHDDNHYTTARDLYTITRQAMKDETFQDIASTAQKTLSETNMTPQRGKALKVYTTNMLIYSRNQPEYYAYATGIKTGHTSQAGYCLVASAKKGSGSLISVMLGCEKPQGATQPVTFSETKNLFEWGFENFESKELVAEGETIEQIEVRLSTEEDKLVLVTDGSLSGTVPSDIDLTQVERTIDVPKSVDAPIEAGQKIGTLSISYNGVDYGTVNLVALSDVSRSEVLYYADKIEHFFQSTVFKILVLVIILLFFVYFTLLVLRSRRKKKRRQQMMKSKQARYREYDKRDRRD, encoded by the coding sequence ATGAAACGTAACCCCACCCGCCAGTGGGTTGTGGCCCTTTTGGCGATTTTTGTATTTGTCTGCTATCTCGTGCCAGGTGCTTCGGCCCTGATCGACCCCAATCCCCAGGCCGAAGCCGCTTTTTTGGCTGACCCGGAAAGCGGATTTGTCCTGTATGAAAAGAACGCCGACCAAAAACAGTATCCCGCATCGACCACCAAGATTATGACCGCCCTGCTGGTTCTCGAAAATGTGGACGACCTGGATGCGCTGGTGGAAGTAACCGAAGAGGATTTTAAGGGCGTCGAAGCCGACACCTCTCAGGCGGGCTTCATGGTAGGCGAGCAAATCCCGGTGATCGACCTGCTGTATGGCCTGATGCTGCCGTCCGGTAACGAAGCGGCCAATACGCTCGCGCGCTATGTCGGCGGCTCAGTGGACGAGTTCGTCCAGATGATGAACGACCGCGCCGAAGAACTGGGCTGCAAAAACACCCATTTCGCCAATCCGAACGGCCTACATGACGATAACCACTACACCACGGCCCGCGATCTGTATACGATCACACGCCAGGCTATGAAAGACGAAACCTTCCAGGATATTGCCAGCACCGCTCAAAAAACCCTGAGCGAGACCAATATGACCCCGCAGCGCGGCAAGGCGCTCAAGGTCTATACGACCAATATGCTCATTTACAGCCGCAACCAGCCCGAATATTATGCCTATGCGACCGGCATTAAGACCGGCCACACATCCCAGGCCGGGTATTGTCTGGTTGCCTCGGCCAAAAAGGGCAGCGGCAGCCTGATTTCGGTCATGCTTGGCTGCGAAAAGCCCCAGGGCGCGACCCAGCCGGTTACATTCAGCGAAACCAAGAACCTCTTTGAGTGGGGTTTTGAAAACTTTGAAAGCAAGGAACTGGTCGCCGAAGGAGAAACAATCGAGCAGATTGAAGTCCGCCTGTCCACCGAAGAGGATAAACTGGTGCTGGTGACCGACGGCAGCTTGTCGGGTACCGTCCCCTCGGACATTGACCTGACCCAGGTGGAGCGCACCATTGATGTCCCGAAGTCGGTAGATGCTCCCATCGAAGCCGGCCAGAAGATCGGCACCCTGAGCATCAGCTACAATGGCGTAGATTATGGCACCGTCAATCTGGTGGCGCTCAGCGATGTGTCCCGCTCGGAAGTACTGTACTATGCCGATAAGATCGAGCACTTTTTCCAAAGCACGGTCTTTAAAATTCTAGTGCTAGTCATCATTCTGCTGTTCTTCGTGTATTTTACCCTTCTCGTCCTGCGTTCGCGCCGCAAGAAAAAGCGTCGGCAGCAGATGATGAAATCCAAACAAGCTCGTTACCGCGAATACGATAAACGCGACCGACGCGATTAA
- a CDS encoding sulfite exporter TauE/SafE family protein, translating to MTMTFSLGCYIFIIVACAFVVKGLAGFGDPLISNPLLALKLDNRDITPGLLPVSLILNAYIVLKNRKNFCFKIVASIALWVLLGIIPGTLLLKLGAPWIIKVILGILIIGLGVEMLTRDKSKKFQPNPVIKAIMCFLSGVTAGLFGINLLFVIYLERSSTDRHAFRANTCFVFLVENFVRTIVYIVTGVFTIFTLQITAVTIPAAACGMFVGSQIDKHIGESNIRKFIIWIFILGGVSTLVKALILHA from the coding sequence ATGACTATGACATTTTCACTGGGATGTTATATTTTTATCATCGTGGCCTGTGCCTTTGTGGTCAAAGGTTTGGCCGGTTTTGGCGATCCGCTGATCTCCAATCCGCTGCTGGCATTAAAGTTGGATAACCGCGATATTACACCCGGTTTGCTGCCGGTTTCGCTGATTTTAAATGCCTATATCGTTCTCAAAAACCGAAAGAATTTCTGTTTTAAGATCGTGGCATCCATCGCTTTGTGGGTGCTGCTGGGTATCATCCCCGGTACGCTGCTGCTTAAACTGGGCGCGCCTTGGATCATCAAGGTCATTCTGGGTATCCTCATCATCGGGCTGGGCGTAGAGATGCTGACCCGCGACAAGTCCAAGAAATTTCAGCCCAATCCGGTCATCAAAGCAATTATGTGCTTTTTGTCCGGCGTGACGGCAGGGCTCTTTGGCATCAACCTGCTGTTTGTCATTTATTTGGAACGCTCGTCGACCGACCGGCATGCTTTCCGCGCCAACACCTGCTTTGTTTTCCTGGTGGAAAACTTCGTGCGCACGATCGTTTATATCGTTACCGGCGTGTTTACCATCTTTACTTTGCAGATCACCGCTGTTACGATTCCGGCGGCGGCCTGCGGCATGTTTGTCGGCAGCCAGATCGACAAGCATATCGGCGAAAGCAACATCCGCAAATTCATCATTTGGATTTTTATTTTGGGCGGCGTCAGTACGCTGGTCAAAGCACTGATTTTGCACGCATAA
- a CDS encoding LacI family DNA-binding transcriptional regulator — protein sequence MNLKQIAQAANLSLSTVSLVLNGKPGVKPETRERVTRMLEEQGYTIRTGQAAPSQNARSLLFLRYRGSGCLMESKDDFFIQILDGVEYQARRSGFSLRIANADHSNLKEELMGAAEHAEGVVLFATELELQHAPLLEKCPVPLVAIDATFPHTQINTVSVENMDAMYHAVAYLYDLGHRNIGYLHSIEQTGAIPEREQGYYAAMQDLGLEVKPESVYKLYLFIDRTYDQMGRILDDHPALPTAFVADNDVLAVGAMRALQDHGYRIPEDVSIVGFDDSYICTVANPFLTTMRSPKNAMGRMAVKRIQEMLEEPDGTVIKARLCTELVTRDSTAPLA from the coding sequence ATGAATCTGAAACAGATCGCCCAAGCCGCCAATCTGTCCTTATCGACCGTATCATTGGTCCTGAATGGGAAACCTGGCGTAAAACCGGAAACGCGGGAACGAGTCACGCGGATGCTGGAGGAGCAGGGCTATACCATTCGGACAGGTCAAGCTGCGCCTTCTCAAAATGCGCGCAGTCTGTTGTTCTTGCGCTATCGAGGCTCAGGGTGTTTGATGGAGAGCAAAGATGATTTTTTCATCCAGATCCTGGACGGTGTAGAGTATCAAGCGCGCCGGTCGGGGTTTAGCCTGCGGATTGCAAACGCCGACCATTCCAACCTCAAGGAAGAACTGATGGGCGCGGCCGAACATGCCGAAGGCGTGGTTTTGTTTGCTACCGAATTGGAATTGCAGCATGCGCCATTACTCGAAAAATGTCCGGTGCCGCTGGTGGCCATCGATGCGACCTTTCCTCATACACAGATCAATACCGTGTCGGTTGAAAACATGGATGCCATGTATCATGCGGTCGCTTATCTGTATGATTTAGGGCATCGGAATATCGGCTATCTGCACAGCATTGAGCAGACCGGTGCGATTCCAGAGCGAGAGCAGGGATACTATGCCGCCATGCAGGATCTGGGGCTGGAAGTGAAACCCGAATCGGTTTATAAGCTGTATCTGTTTATCGACCGGACCTATGACCAGATGGGGCGGATTTTGGACGATCATCCGGCATTGCCCACAGCTTTTGTGGCGGATAACGATGTGCTGGCGGTGGGTGCAATGCGTGCGCTGCAAGACCACGGATATAGAATCCCGGAAGATGTTTCCATTGTAGGCTTTGACGATTCGTATATCTGTACGGTAGCCAATCCGTTTTTGACCACCATGCGCTCTCCCAAAAATGCAATGGGCCGCATGGCAGTCAAGCGAATCCAGGAGATGCTGGAAGAACCGGACGGTACGGTCATCAAAGCGCGGCTATGCACGGAATTGGTGACGCGCGATTCGACGGCACCCTTGGCATAA
- a CDS encoding sugar ABC transporter substrate-binding protein: MKNKRRLAALLAGFMFAGALPGCGSGTGDASSPDAAASSSAGNDDISIGFVVKSLSDSFYVLMKAGAEEKAKEMGVTLNFIAPNSESDVQAQVDMIQNLIGQDIDALCVSPSSPEAVLPVFEQAYSADIPVLAVDNDTTFEHKVTFIGTGSEAAGEIGGQYAAEQIGEGGKAIILRGRLGDSNHDERESGFRKGLEAGGVEILEVRACDSESEKAMNAMQDLMNRYSDIDVVCTTADSMAQGAQRAIEQAGVDIPVLGFDGTIPVAEMTAEGKFMGTVAQDPYNMGVVGVEEAVKAAKGEAVEPRIDTGAKMVTPENAADFVADLKKKMGE; this comes from the coding sequence ATGAAAAACAAAAGAAGATTGGCCGCACTTTTGGCAGGATTCATGTTTGCCGGCGCACTTCCCGGTTGTGGTAGCGGAACTGGTGATGCATCTTCTCCAGACGCAGCTGCTTCCAGTTCAGCAGGTAATGACGACATTTCGATTGGGTTTGTCGTAAAATCTCTTTCGGATTCCTTCTATGTACTGATGAAGGCTGGCGCAGAAGAAAAAGCCAAGGAAATGGGGGTTACCTTGAACTTTATTGCGCCAAACTCAGAGTCAGATGTACAAGCCCAGGTGGATATGATCCAAAATCTGATTGGGCAGGATATCGATGCACTATGCGTATCCCCTTCTTCTCCAGAAGCCGTTTTGCCTGTATTTGAGCAGGCTTACAGTGCGGATATTCCCGTGCTTGCAGTAGACAATGACACTACATTTGAGCATAAGGTTACCTTCATCGGTACCGGCAGTGAAGCTGCGGGTGAAATTGGTGGTCAATATGCTGCCGAACAAATCGGTGAAGGCGGTAAGGCTATTATCCTGCGTGGTCGTTTGGGTGATAGCAACCACGACGAACGGGAATCCGGTTTCCGCAAGGGCCTGGAAGCTGGAGGTGTAGAAATCCTTGAAGTTCGCGCTTGTGACTCTGAATCTGAAAAAGCAATGAATGCGATGCAGGATTTGATGAACCGCTATTCCGACATTGATGTTGTCTGCACAACCGCAGATTCTATGGCTCAAGGTGCGCAGCGTGCGATTGAACAAGCCGGAGTTGATATTCCTGTTCTTGGATTTGATGGAACAATTCCAGTAGCAGAAATGACAGCCGAAGGTAAGTTCATGGGCACCGTTGCACAAGATCCCTATAACATGGGTGTTGTAGGTGTTGAAGAAGCGGTAAAGGCTGCTAAGGGTGAAGCAGTAGAACCGCGCATCGATACAGGTGCCAAGATGGTAACTCCTGAAAATGCAGCTGATTTTGTAGCAGATCTAAAGAAAAAAATGGGTGAATAA
- the ppdK gene encoding pyruvate, phosphate dikinase: MKKFVYLFSEGNGSMRELLGGKGANLAEMTNLGMPVPQGFTITTEACTRYYQDGKTIYPDIQEQIMEYLDKLEKMTGKTLGDPERPLLVSVRSGARASMPGMMDTILNLGMNDEICEAVAKLTNNPRFARDSYRRFIQMFSDVVMELPKSTFETFIDQVKEKKGVKQDNELDADDMSELIVLFKEHYKKSLSHDFPQDPKAQLMEAVRAVFRSWDNPRANTYRRMNDIPHSWGTAVNVQSMVFGNMGDTSGTGVAFTRNPATGEKKLYGEFLMNAQGEDVVAGIRTPQPITALADTMPEVYQQFVDISSKLEAHYGDMQDMEFTIENGKLYMLQTRNGKRTAQAALKVAVDLVDEGVCTKEQAIMKVEPKQLDALLHPTFVPAALKAATPITTGLPASPGAACGAVYFTAEEAAKAHKTGEKVVLVRQETSPEDIDGMAVSEGIMTARGGMTSHAAVVARGMGTCCVAGVNEIKVSEENKTITFADGTVVKEGDFISLDGSTGNVYLGKIDTQEAELTGDFGRFMGWADEIRTLKVRTNGDTPRDATQARKFGAEGIGLCRTEHMFFEPARIKAVREMIVSETVAQRRAALAKILPMQRGDFEAIYRAMGGLPVTIRLLDPPLHEFLPQDDADIHELADEMGLTYEKLKSVVDGLHEFNPMLGTRGCRLDVLYPEIAEMQTEAIISAAINVTKEDGLHIVPEIMVPLVSEINELRFVKKVIKAKADELIEASGLKMKYMIGTMIETPRAAVTADEIAQEAEFFSFGTNDLTQMTYGFSRDDVGRILDTYFEKKILESDPFARLDQNGVGKLVKYAVENGRATRPDIKLGICGEHGGDLSSVEFCHNVGLNYVSCSPFRVPIARLAAAQARVKELGQA; the protein is encoded by the coding sequence ATGAAGAAGTTTGTTTATCTGTTCTCGGAAGGAAACGGCTCGATGCGTGAGCTGCTCGGCGGCAAGGGCGCAAATTTGGCCGAAATGACCAATCTCGGCATGCCGGTGCCGCAGGGCTTCACTATCACCACAGAAGCCTGCACCCGGTATTACCAGGATGGCAAGACCATCTATCCGGATATCCAGGAACAGATTATGGAATATCTTGATAAACTCGAAAAAATGACCGGCAAGACTCTGGGCGATCCGGAGCGTCCGCTGCTCGTTTCCGTGCGCTCGGGCGCACGTGCTTCCATGCCCGGCATGATGGACACCATCCTGAACCTGGGTATGAACGATGAGATCTGCGAAGCTGTTGCCAAGCTGACCAATAACCCGCGCTTTGCGCGCGACTCTTATCGCCGCTTCATCCAGATGTTCTCGGATGTTGTAATGGAACTGCCCAAGTCCACCTTTGAAACCTTTATCGATCAGGTCAAGGAAAAGAAGGGCGTCAAGCAGGACAACGAGCTGGATGCCGACGATATGAGCGAACTGATCGTGCTGTTCAAGGAACACTACAAGAAGTCCCTGAGCCACGATTTCCCGCAGGACCCCAAGGCACAGCTGATGGAAGCTGTTCGTGCCGTCTTCCGCTCGTGGGATAACCCGCGCGCAAACACCTACCGCCGTATGAATGATATTCCGCATTCGTGGGGCACCGCCGTCAACGTTCAGTCGATGGTATTCGGCAACATGGGCGATACTTCGGGCACCGGCGTTGCCTTTACCCGCAACCCGGCGACCGGCGAAAAGAAGCTGTATGGCGAATTCCTGATGAATGCACAGGGCGAAGACGTGGTTGCTGGTATCCGTACCCCGCAGCCGATCACCGCACTGGCAGACACCATGCCGGAAGTATACCAGCAGTTCGTCGACATCTCCAGCAAGCTGGAAGCACATTACGGCGACATGCAGGATATGGAATTCACCATCGAAAACGGCAAGCTGTACATGCTCCAGACCCGTAACGGCAAGCGCACCGCACAGGCAGCGCTCAAGGTTGCGGTTGATCTGGTCGACGAAGGCGTTTGTACCAAGGAGCAGGCCATTATGAAGGTAGAGCCCAAGCAGCTCGACGCACTCCTGCACCCGACTTTTGTTCCGGCAGCCCTCAAGGCAGCCACTCCGATCACCACCGGCCTGCCGGCATCGCCTGGTGCAGCTTGCGGCGCGGTTTACTTCACCGCAGAAGAAGCTGCCAAGGCACATAAGACGGGCGAAAAGGTTGTTCTGGTTCGTCAGGAGACCTCGCCGGAAGACATCGACGGCATGGCTGTTTCCGAAGGCATCATGACCGCCCGCGGCGGTATGACCTCGCATGCTGCGGTTGTAGCACGTGGTATGGGTACCTGCTGTGTTGCTGGTGTCAATGAAATCAAGGTTTCGGAAGAAAATAAGACCATCACCTTTGCCGACGGCACTGTTGTGAAGGAAGGCGACTTCATTTCGCTCGACGGCTCGACCGGCAATGTATATCTTGGCAAGATCGATACCCAGGAAGCTGAACTGACCGGCGACTTTGGCCGTTTCATGGGCTGGGCCGATGAGATCCGTACCCTCAAGGTACGCACCAACGGCGATACTCCGCGTGACGCGACCCAGGCTCGCAAGTTCGGCGCCGAAGGTATTGGTCTGTGCCGTACCGAGCATATGTTCTTTGAGCCGGCTCGTATCAAGGCAGTACGCGAAATGATCGTTTCCGAAACGGTTGCACAGCGTCGTGCGGCGCTCGCTAAGATCCTGCCCATGCAGCGCGGCGACTTCGAAGCCATCTATCGTGCCATGGGCGGCCTGCCGGTAACCATCCGTCTGCTGGACCCGCCGCTCCATGAGTTCCTGCCGCAGGACGATGCCGATATCCATGAGTTGGCCGATGAAATGGGTCTGACTTATGAGAAGCTCAAGAGCGTTGTTGACGGCCTGCATGAGTTCAACCCCATGCTCGGCACCCGTGGCTGCCGTCTGGACGTTCTCTATCCGGAGATTGCCGAGATGCAGACCGAAGCCATCATTTCGGCTGCAATCAATGTCACCAAGGAAGATGGCCTGCACATCGTGCCGGAAATCATGGTTCCGCTGGTATCCGAGATCAACGAACTGCGTTTTGTGAAGAAGGTCATCAAGGCCAAGGCAGACGAACTGATCGAAGCATCGGGCCTGAAGATGAAGTACATGATCGGTACCATGATCGAGACCCCGCGTGCCGCAGTGACCGCGGACGAGATCGCACAGGAAGCCGAGTTCTTCTCCTTCGGTACCAACGACCTGACGCAGATGACGTACGGCTTCTCGCGTGATGACGTGGGCCGTATCCTGGATACCTATTTTGAAAAGAAGATTCTGGAATCCGACCCGTTTGCTCGTCTGGACCAGAATGGTGTCGGCAAGCTGGTTAAGTATGCGGTTGAAAATGGCCGCGCGACCCGCCCGGACATCAAGCTGGGTATCTGCGGCGAACATGGCGGCGACCTCTCGTCGGTTGAGTTCTGCCACAATGTTGGATTGAACTATGTTTCCTGCTCGCCGTTCCGTGTGCCGATTGCCCGTCTTGCAGCGGCGCAAGCGCGCGTAAAGGAACTGGGCCAGGCATAA